The following is a genomic window from Clostridium fungisolvens.
ACTAAGTCTGTTATGTCTATACCAATATAAGAATATCTGTCAGACACGCTTATTTGCCTGGTATATCCAGTAGACTCGAAGGTAGGAGCATTATTCCAAATTACTGAGTTTTCATTGAAATTTTGTGTGTTTCGATATATTGTAATTTCAGAATCTCTAAAAGTACAATCTTTTAAATTGATATCATCAACATATAAGTATAATGTTGCTCTTGATATCATTGTTCCAAAAGGGATGTCTGGGTTTAGATTGAACTTTATTAAGGATCTAAATATATTAGAATGGCAATTATGCCTAGTATAATTACCAACTAATAAAAATGGTGCTGAAGAAAAGTTTTCGTTGGGATTTAAGCTTGAAACATAAATGTCGTCGGTTGGCAACACATTAATATAAGCCATATTTTTAAAATCACCTCACTATAGTGATAGTATTAGATAACCACATTTGGCATATTACTATGGATGTACCACTTCGTATTAAAATTTATATTTTTAAATTCTCTCACCAGAAACCGTGAGAGTTTTAAAAATAGATTTCGTTCGAACTGATATATCTTTAGTAATATAATTATTGAGTAAGTTAATGTAGTGGAATCATAAAAACTATAAAACGATAACCGGACATCATGGTTTAATGTATAATTATCTAGTATACAATATGTAATAACAAGGTAAAATGTGTCTAAAAATGCCATAAATAACTTATACTAAGGAGTGATATTATGTGTGGTAGATTCTATCTAGAAGAATCTTCTCATAAGGGGCTTAACTTGGATGATAGGATAAGTGTAGAGTACGGAGAAAAACTTCCATCAAATAAAGCTTTAATTATGACTTATAACGAAAGTAATACTATGAAATGGGGACTTCCATATGATAATAAGCTTGTTATAAATGCCAGATCAGAAAGCTTATTTAGTAAAAAGATGTTTTTAGAGCTAATAAAGAGTAAAAGATGTGTTATCCCTGCCAATTGGTTTTATGATTGGAAGAATGGTGTTAAGTATAAAATAAGCCTTAAAGAAGAACAAATTTTTTATATGGCAGGAATATATGGTAAGTACATAAATAAAGAAAATAAAGTGGAAAATGGATTTGTTATAATAACAGCTAGTGCAAATAAAGAAATGAGTGAAATTCACCATAGAATCCCTGTAATGCTTAATGAAGAAGAAAAAT
Proteins encoded in this region:
- a CDS encoding SOS response-associated peptidase codes for the protein MCGRFYLEESSHKGLNLDDRISVEYGEKLPSNKALIMTYNESNTMKWGLPYDNKLVINARSESLFSKKMFLELIKSKRCVIPANWFYDWKNGVKYKISLKEEQIFYMAGIYGKYINKENKVENGFVIITASANKEMSEIHHRIPVMLNEEEKYTYLNPDSDMGDIKELLRAVKDGSLDIVADSGSEQLSLF